One Hyperolius riggenbachi isolate aHypRig1 chromosome 12, aHypRig1.pri, whole genome shotgun sequence genomic window, tttatagtgtaaaacaatgtatttgcatataaaaaaaatgcttttgggtgtagttttactatttggccacagtactttgtttatgcgacctgtaagcgtcggaaggacgcttacaggaagttcagtgaggctgggaaatgtttttttttttttcacaatgatcgcgctgcttctcatagaagcagccgatcattgctggggggcttacaTCAAGGAACGGGAACGATTTTTCCCgtttattgatctccgggcgagcggctggCGGCGTGCATGAGCGAGCGGACAGCAGCggtagcggcgggaggtgcggatatctacgcccctggtggggaaGGGGTGGATAAAGGGGCggataaaggggcgtagatatccgCAActgcggtggtaaagtggttaaaaccacgtacacattaatattaatctaaatagaaaaaggtgcgtgtatacatatgtgtgtgtgtatatatatatatatatatatatatatatatatatatatatatatatatatatatatatatatatatatatatatatatatatagccttaCAATGACGTacagattaaaaatcttaaaataactaatattaaaagcgatatatttgtAATATAATAAATCTAAAACCTATAATCGACGCATTATAAGtcttaaaaacaaagttaataccaaaagcgatgtatttattGATAGAATAaggttaaaaacgatatttaccgtAAGCATTATatgtatgaaaacgaattttaaagtgataaaataagtgtaaacgaaaatttacttattacagtcctgaaagcgaaatttaaaaaacgAAGAAAATAAGcaaaacacaaagtcaaaacgaatttgTAAACTAGATTTGTAATAAACATTATTCTGTAaacaaaacttttgttaacacgatccctgcaaccgctatttctcaggCGCcctatagccgatattttgcattgcagtctatggcgcccttttttttttttttactgcttccgTAAAGTAAGGAGCAGGATCTCTGCTTATGCTGCCTATAGATCAAGTCCACATTTGAAAACCATAAACTGCTTAGTATCTGATGCTACTACTACTGAGTACATGCTCCCAGGGTTACCACAGTAGCCCAATTTTGGTTGGAATTGAActcggtagaaaaaaaaaaaaaaacacacctggcatttaacctgttgccgaccgctccacgccgattggtgtgaatgcAGCAGCACCACCCCCAGTACCACTCCGCGCCAATCGGCGTGAAGTGCTAGGGGCGGGGATTGTAGGGGCGCGCATCTCTGCaggaatgacggagctctgccccgccatCAGTATTCCAGCAGCAATCACTGTAATTGGCTAGCAAGGGGAGGGAGGGCAGGGAtgttataaaataaattaaaaaatagaagaatttattaaaaaaaaaaaaataaacacaggagcagggatcagaccccaccaacagaaagctctgttggtggggagaaaaagggagggggatcacttgtgtgccgagttgaacGGCCCTGCAGCcaggcctttaaagggaacctaaactgagaaggatatggatttttccttttaaaataataccagttgcctgactctgctgctgatcctgtgtctctaatacttttagccacagccccttaacaagcatgcagatcaggtgctctgactgaagtcagactggattagctgcatgcttgttacaggtgtgtgattcagccactactgcagccaaagagatcagcaggactgccaggcaactggtattgtttaacaggaaacatccacatccctctcagttaaggttccctttaagtgtaccagagatgacgtgacatggtgagatagacatgtgcatatacagtggcaagcttACAGAGACTTATGCTgcactccttttcttttttttttaaacaaacagtagaaaaaggcactccacaggcttcaaactttcgTTTGTAGTTTATTAGAGCatggacacatacatgttacgggtcacctgacccttcctcaagtgtttcttttttcctgcctgaaagagtttataattagctatggaactgacagtttttctccagtcaggactcagCCGGCTCACTGATAAATTACAtctataaaaacactttcctaagcagatacctgggctttttactgtgagaggaaaagataaaaagggtcaatagttcatgtattttcactctgggactcttgagacactgcaattgagcagagactatgaaacaaatctactcctaaaaatgactttaagatatctcaaggttttattgtatgtataaacatttacaaagcagaaggacagatccaatggtttctcagtttattttcatctctggttcactttaaagctgtagtggcctaaTTGGTAGaaaatggcctagtcactagggggatttaacaccgcagtccttaagtggttatgaCTGAAGGTTGCATTGTTGGCCAAGCATGTGTTTGCAGACAACAGGCCAAAGTCTGTATATAGTATAAAGGGGGAAAAAGCacctttttttctgacacttcctGAATTACTGAACTACATATAGTATAACACACCCATGTACATTAACAATGTCAAAGtccacagattagtcaggctgtgGAATTTTTCCACTTTCAATATCATCTTCACATTGGCTCCCCACCATGGCGTACGCCGGACTGGAGGACGAGCTGAAatgctgcatctgtttgaatatctATACGGACCCTGTCAGCCTAAGCTGTGGCCATAACTTCTGCAAGCTGTGCATTCAGGACCTTCTGTTTAACCAGCAGCCAAGCGGCGAGTACAAATGTCCACAATGCAGGACTGTGTTCCCACACCGGCCAGATTGCAAGGTCAACACAACCCTCAGCAACATCGTGCAGCATTGCCTAAACCTCCGTGATGTAGAGAGGGCAATGGGAACGTGTTCCTTGCACAGGAAGCTCCTGGAATATTATTGTTTTAAAGACAACGCGAGGATCTGCGCCTCTTGTTGCGCAGCCCCCCAACACAGGGGACATGAGATGATGGGCCTGAATGAGGCCACGGACAAGAAGAAGCAAGATCTACGAGGCCTTCTTGAGCAGCTGGCCTTGAGTGATGAAGAGGAGATCGCAACCCAAAGTCGGCGGGAACATTTGCAAAAGGTGATGGAAAAGGCTGCTACTGTGAAAGAAAGCATCATTGTCTTGTTTGAGGAGCTTGAGTATAATTTGGCTGATCTCAAGAAGAACGTCCTGGCAGAGATCTCCAGGCAGGAACAACCAGTCTACCACTCAGTTTCAAGTTTCAACCACGAGTCACAAGTTTTTAAGGATGGACTCTATGGTAAGATGCTCTTAATCGAAGAGCTCATCAACACACCCGATAATGTTACAGTGCTACAAACAGATGTCTCTGACCTCACCATTACAGGTGGGGAACCAAATGCAGAACATGCAGGAGATCTAGAGGAGGACTTTATCTCACAGCTTTTAAAAACAGGTTTACTTGAGATGGTGAACAATGTCACTAAGGGTACCTTTGTGCCAGAAGCTGTAAATTTGACTCTAAACGTTCACACAGCTGGTCGTAATGTTAACATATCTTCTGATTCAAAAACGGCTTCTTGGTCAGGATTTGAACAGAATCGGTCAAATAACCCAGAGAGGTTTCAGTACAACCAAGTTTTAAGTGTCCGGAGTTTCTCTTCAGGAAGGTGTTATATTGATTTGAAGACTAGCGAGACAGGAAATTGGACGGTTGGGTTGGCTTATGCCAGTATGGACAGGAATGGACACCAGTCCCTGATTGGAGACAATGACAAGTCTTGGGGTCTGAGGAGGTATGAGAATCAGTATTCGGTCACCCATGGAGGAGAAGCAACAGACATAGGGCACAAGCCTTCCTCTAATCAGTACAGGATCTATTTGGATTATGAAGTTGGCCAGATGTCTTTTTATGAGCTGGGTGAACGGGTAAGACATCTacacaccttcactgccaccttcacCGAGCCCcttcacattgcattgtgggtatgGTGTGCTTGGGTCAGAATCAAAAGCTAAAGATCACTCcgttttcttttaaccacttgaggactacagtgctaaacccccctaaagaccaggccttttttttattattattttttttttactaaaatggccactgcagctttaaggccaagctgcagggccgcacaatacagcacacaagtgatcccccccttttcaccccaccaacagagtgctgttggtgtggtctgatcgccccccagatttattttttttaaaataaatatttgtttatttttgtgttatttttaactattttttatttaattttctatttacccctccctccctcccccagtcagccaatcatagCAGATCGCTCttgtgggacacagggggactgccatgtcacacagctgtccccagtacagcgctgctgcagatcgcatcgCCGTACTATGTAAATCCTGTGGGACACAGGGGGAAagtcgtgtcacacagctgtccccagtacagcgatgctgcagatcgcagcgccgtACTATGTAAACAGACAGCTGttgcgccgtctaacagtctcccgagcgtcgatcgccgctcggagactgaaggcgaggcGAAACTCcgtcccccaagcaggagatgcgcgcgatctcctgcagtagccggccccaggacttgacaattggcgttacgcagtcctggggctgccactgcagCCACGCcccttggcgtggagcggtcgtagggtagttaagcctggtacacacatccaattttgattggccaatggctaatacattttaccacttccatgtagtatgagggcctatAGATTTTAAACaccattaaccctttagcagccaatttatttagaggcttgaaaATGCTCCAggcaaatttattttagcacaatttatttttcccatttttgttacatttccctgcctcTAATTCGTACTGttgcaatgtgtatttatggccacctgTCGCTACggagcagtgtgagacaataacagaggacttctgctttcggtttctgtattttctgctagcttagagagagatcaaagcatttcaagaatttacagcactggTTCTAcctactgaggtcaaaagcagtacacttatctcaaacgagataactctattgaagctgttaatgagttaaacagattgtgtaggtgtaAAGCAGCATCTGGAGTAATCCAAAGGCCATTCCAGAAAAGAGAAAAAGCCACAGAGGGCCCCAGGAGTCCCGTATAGTGAGGTAATCGATTACGGCAGGTATATTAATAGGTATAAAGGAGAGATCAtcacaaatgtgggttgcaaTACCAGCAACCAGAGTATTAAGCTTGTGAGGAGGGCCTGTCCTCACACTGGTGTTTTGGTCGTCTATGGAATAGATGGGTTGCACTGGAAAACTACTAAACGTTCTAAAAggaacgtaaaaaacaaaaaggaacCCCCACcttcaaaaagttaaaaaaaaataaaaatggagggGGTAAAAACAGGGAAGGAGAGGCACCctcaaaaaaattattaaaaaaaaaaaaacatctaaaaaggTAAGGTAGACGGCTTACATCAATGATGAATGCAACATGAAACGTCTATGAGGTACACAAACTTTCATGACACTtataggggaactgaagagagaggtatacggaggctgccatatttatttccttttaattaataccagttgcctggcagccctgctggtctatttctctgcagtagtatctgaatcacaccagaaacaagcatgcagctagtcttgtcagatctgactttaaagtctgaaacacctgatctgctgcatgcttgttcaggggctatggctaatagtattagaggcagaggatcagcagggctgccaggcaactggtattgcttataaggaaataaacatggcagcctccatatacctctctcttcagttcccctttaaaaaaaatgcatttcgcAGGTCTCTGCCCGATTCTGTGGGTCAAGTGACAATGGAGGCTCCATTCACAAATCCTctgacttatttatcactgaaTTAATATAAATAACCTTTcaccacatttacaagcaaaataatcactcaaagtaagttgttcctgattaactttcagttcattattacttttcttaccttaattatcttATAATTTAGCTCGttgggagcttaaaaaaacaatatAGATAAGATGAAACagatttgtgaatcatgcccaatgtctTAAAGAAAACTATGCCGCAGTTAGTAGTGAAGGTCAAATCTCCTACTACATGCaactggtaaaattggccaatcgaaattggatgtgtgtagcaggctttagTCACGGGTGGAATGATGGAAGAGTGAGAAGAtatgcaaggttttttttttttttatttgttttcccaCATTTCCTTTCCTAGTACCACCCTCAGGCTTTACTATGAACTCGGCTTCCTGTGTCTTCATCTGTGAAGGACGTTCTCTGATGGGAGGTCCTGCTGACAGAGCTATAGGTTCTCGAGAAGGTTAATTACAGAATATATGAAGAATAGACTTCGGAGAGAGAAAAGCAGGCAATTCAACCTGGAAATCACCCCAAAAGGGACATAAACAGCCACAAAAACCTGACAAAAGTTGGAAGCTTTCACTAAATGCAAATTCTACCGCCTAATTCTCTGGTTTCAAGTCAAACGGTCCTTCCAACAAACATGTAATCAGGGTTAGAAGGTTTCTCTGCATCTCTTCTGGCTGGCGGCTCTGAATTCCCAAAAGCCGGGATTCCCGATTGGCTGGACTCTTGGACACGCCCATATCACAGCTTGCGCTAGAAACCTTGAGAAATGGCTGTGTTCACCTGCACTTTTGACATTCTGTCATGTAAATAAGCTGGATTATTGTGTGCCATAAATCCCTGCAGTGTGTAGAGGATACAGTATAGCACTATCTTTCTCAGCAACTGTGGAGTTCTACTTTAATGTTTTATGATCCTGATTTACTGTGGCCTCCCCAATCATCCCTGAGTGAGGATCGCACACGTCCTTCAGCAAACCTGGGCAAGGgttcattaaagcggacctgaacttagaacttcctctctgctctaatggttgttatgctgttgcttatttttttaaggaaaaaaaaacatttctttgttacagctgatacaaatcgtgcaataaatctgcagtgtgtctttttcctgctttcatggaagcagacaaagagttaacattcctgtgtttacatattagctgtgtcagcCAAAGAATGCCAAATGTCTGTGCTTGCACagataagagatcaaattacacttgtgactaCTTACAGATGAAGGggagttaaggtgcgtacacacatgcaactatagtcgtttgaaacgatcgttccccgatcatttcaaacgacgatcgtttaaaaaaaaaagcagccaacgactattaagtataacgacggacgagcttaaaaatgaacgatctagcttggcggatttttcccaacgacgatcgtttgcaaaagtagtacatcgttggaaacggtcattcgtactaggcttgacatgcgcatttcactatctctccatggaacgtttcatttttatgcgcaagcgcaatagttgctttacgtgatgtaacgttcgttctaacgatcagatcgttacacacctttaaaaactaactttacttaggtcgttctttcatcaattaaaagtttgttcgtcgttcacaacgaacgatcgttgttgcatgtgtgtacgtagctttagacaggctcttctctttaaaaacacacacggtgcatttctcttgtgtcctgtgcaagagttcaggttcactttaagggagtaTGCTTTTAAGGGGGAAGGAGTTGCCATCCAAACCTGGGTCCCATCAGAtcatagtcatgactgctgagagATGTGTGGAATACTGCTTGTGTGACTTTAGCTGCCTGCTGTGTCTACAGCAACAGGTTTTCTCCtaatttcttaaaggacacctaaagtaacagggatatggaggctgccatatttatttcattttaaacaataccagttgcctggcagccaaacagacgagcatggctgccaggcgtgtctaaatcacacacctgaaacaggcatgcagctaatcttgtcacatctgacattgtcagaaacacctgatctgctgcatgcttgttcagggtctgtggctgaaagtgttagaggcagaggatcaggcagggctgccgggcaactggtattgcttaaaagaaaatatatatatatggcagcctccatatcccgctcacttcctttaacctccttagcggtatgcccgacactgtgtcgtgcATACCGCCGTCTGTCCTCAGGAGTGAATAAATATGCAGTAATAGCTGAAAAACCttctgctagcactaggctagctagtagaagtctccgatccccccgtttatacattacccagcctggatccagcgatcgcgcagtctCCCTGCACAGCTATAAGCTTTTCAGTCATTTCGGACAATAATTTAGGAATCGGGCAAaatgtaacaaaacctcctgagcggcgtaacgctcaggaggttaactacttaaaaagactctgaagccacaaaaaaacaagtttttacctcttaaagggaaccagagacgaagcaccctcatgtattttaccatatagatcagtgggaacattagagaaaacacccaccct contains:
- the LOC137541053 gene encoding zinc finger protein RFP-like, translated to MAYAGLEDELKCCICLNIYTDPVSLSCGHNFCKLCIQDLLFNQQPSGEYKCPQCRTVFPHRPDCKVNTTLSNIVQHCLNLRDVERAMGTCSLHRKLLEYYCFKDNARICASCCAAPQHRGHEMMGLNEATDKKKQDLRGLLEQLALSDEEEIATQSRREHLQKVMEKAATVKESIIVLFEELEYNLADLKKNVLAEISRQEQPVYHSVSSFNHESQVFKDGLYGKMLLIEELINTPDNVTVLQTDVSDLTITGGEPNAEHAGDLEEDFISQLLKTGLLEMVNNVTKGTFVPEAVNLTLNVHTAGRNVNISSDSKTASWSGFEQNRSNNPERFQYNQVLSVRSFSSGRCYIDLKTSETGNWTVGLAYASMDRNGHQSLIGDNDKSWGLRRYENQYSVTHGGEATDIGHKPSSNQYRIYLDYEVGQMSFYELGERVRHLHTFTATFTEPLHIALWVWCAWVRIKS